A single window of Flavobacteriales bacterium DNA harbors:
- a CDS encoding TonB-dependent receptor, producing MKNRKKNFIAACLLLLVSVSASLAQTGSVRGFVYEKESGEPVIFTNVVLEGTTYGIATDVNGYYNITKLPTGDYTLRVSYIGFDTVRVNIKVGNGQIVNQNAYLKKQDIRLGTVVISQEALKKTTEVDVAVETITPKQIKHIPTIGGEPDIAQYLQILPGVVFTGDQGGQLYIRGGTPIQNVVLLDGMVVYNPFHSIGLFSVFDTDILRNVDVYTGGFPADYGGRISSVMDITTRDGNKSNISGKVSAGTFNSKALIEGPIVKSKTENGGSSSFIFSAKNSYLKESSKLLYTYIDTGGLPYNFTDLYGKVSLNSSNGSKLNLFGFNFRDKVNYQFVSDLDWKASGFGSNFILIPGASPTLISGHVSYSDYGISLAEADAKPRTSEINGFNLGLNFTYYPGKDEIKYGVDVLGFKTDFNFTNSVGRKIEQQQNTTELAGFVRYKIAREKFLLEPSFRAHYYASLSTFSPEPRLGGKYMVSDKLRLKFAGGFYSQNLISATSDRDVVNLFYGFLSGPDNLQKTFDGKDVKHNLQKARHLIAGFEYDLGEHLDLNVEGYVKDFNQLTNLNRNKVFDDDGDNADKPDALKKDFIIERGKAYGVDFLVKYDFKRMYIWAVYSLGKVTRHDDVQSYSPHFDRRHNVNLVASYTFGKKLNYEANARWNLGSGFPFTQTGGFFPKQNFQDGINTDYVSSNEELGIYYGELNGGRLPYYHRLDVTVKRKFYIGERAEMEMILGVTNAYNRENIFYFDRVRYERVNQLPFMPSFGLNMSF from the coding sequence TTCACCAATGTGGTGTTGGAAGGTACCACGTACGGAATCGCGACTGATGTGAACGGGTACTACAACATCACCAAATTGCCTACCGGAGATTACACCCTGCGTGTTTCCTATATCGGATTCGATACCGTGCGTGTGAACATCAAGGTTGGAAACGGCCAGATTGTGAACCAGAATGCTTACCTAAAGAAACAGGACATCCGTCTGGGTACGGTGGTTATCTCTCAGGAGGCCCTGAAGAAAACCACGGAAGTGGATGTGGCGGTTGAAACCATCACCCCGAAACAAATCAAACATATACCGACCATTGGCGGTGAACCGGATATCGCGCAGTACCTGCAGATTCTGCCAGGTGTGGTGTTCACAGGAGACCAGGGCGGACAGCTCTACATCCGTGGAGGTACGCCTATCCAGAATGTGGTGCTGCTTGACGGCATGGTGGTGTACAATCCTTTTCATTCCATCGGTTTGTTCTCGGTGTTCGATACAGACATCCTTCGGAATGTGGATGTGTACACCGGGGGCTTTCCCGCAGATTATGGCGGAAGGATTTCGTCTGTGATGGACATCACCACACGCGACGGAAACAAGTCGAACATCAGCGGGAAGGTTTCGGCCGGAACCTTCAACTCAAAAGCACTGATCGAGGGACCCATCGTGAAGAGCAAAACGGAGAACGGAGGTTCATCTTCCTTTATCTTCTCAGCCAAGAATTCATACCTGAAAGAGAGTTCGAAATTGCTCTACACCTATATTGACACAGGTGGCTTGCCTTACAACTTCACCGACCTGTACGGTAAGGTGTCGTTGAACTCAAGTAACGGCAGCAAGCTGAACCTGTTCGGATTCAACTTCCGGGATAAGGTGAACTATCAGTTCGTGTCAGATCTTGACTGGAAAGCTTCGGGCTTCGGAAGCAACTTCATTCTCATTCCCGGCGCATCCCCAACCCTCATCAGTGGTCACGTTTCTTATTCGGATTATGGAATCTCCCTGGCCGAAGCGGATGCCAAACCGCGGACAAGTGAGATCAACGGATTCAACCTGGGCTTGAATTTCACGTACTATCCGGGCAAAGATGAGATCAAATACGGGGTGGATGTGCTTGGATTCAAAACCGATTTCAATTTCACCAACAGCGTAGGGCGTAAGATCGAACAACAACAGAATACCACGGAGCTGGCAGGCTTCGTCCGGTACAAGATCGCACGCGAGAAGTTCCTGCTGGAGCCCAGTTTCAGGGCACACTATTATGCATCCCTATCGACCTTCTCCCCGGAACCGCGATTGGGTGGAAAGTACATGGTGTCTGATAAACTCAGGTTGAAATTTGCAGGTGGTTTTTACTCACAAAACCTGATCAGCGCTACCTCCGACCGGGATGTAGTGAATCTGTTTTACGGATTCCTGTCGGGTCCGGACAACCTGCAGAAGACGTTTGACGGCAAGGATGTGAAGCACAACCTGCAAAAAGCACGTCACCTGATCGCCGGGTTTGAATACGACCTGGGCGAGCACCTGGATCTGAACGTGGAAGGTTATGTGAAGGATTTCAACCAACTGACCAACCTCAACCGCAACAAGGTGTTTGATGACGATGGCGACAACGCCGACAAACCGGATGCCTTGAAAAAAGATTTCATCATCGAAAGGGGCAAGGCCTATGGGGTCGACTTCCTGGTGAAGTACGATTTCAAACGCATGTACATCTGGGCGGTGTACTCACTCGGAAAAGTAACCCGGCATGATGACGTGCAATCGTACAGTCCGCACTTCGACCGCCGCCACAATGTGAACCTGGTGGCTTCCTATACCTTTGGAAAGAAACTGAACTACGAAGCCAATGCCCGATGGAACCTGGGATCCGGATTCCCGTTCACGCAAACCGGTGGCTTCTTCCCCAAACAGAATTTTCAGGATGGCATCAACACCGATTATGTGTCTTCCAATGAAGAACTCGGAATCTATTATGGCGAACTGAACGGCGGGCGTTTACCCTATTACCACCGCCTGGATGTGACGGTGAAGCGCAAGTTCTATATTGGGGAACGTGCGGAAATGGAAATGATTCTGGGTGTCACGAACGCTTATAACCGGGAGAACATTTTTTACTTCGACCGGGTTCGGTACGAAAGGGTGAACCAGCTTCCATTCATGCCGAGTTTCGGATTGAACATGAGTTTCTGA
- a CDS encoding CTP synthase: MAGTKYIFVTGGVTSSLGKGIISASLAKLLQARDYAVTIQKLDPYINVDPGTMNPYEHGECYVTDDGAETDLDLGHYERFLNVPTSQANNVTTGRIYQNVINKEREGAYLGKTVQVIPHITDEIKRCIQHLGNTGKFDFVITEIGGTVGDIESLPYIEAVRQLNWEMGDDCLVIHLTLIPYLAASGELKTKPTQHSVKELQAAGVQPDILVCRSERHITEDIRNKLALFCNVGKEAVIESLDAETIYDVPLLMRSEKLDEVVLAKLKMPVRGATDLTRWTEFVTRLKNPRTEVSIGLVGKYIELKDSYKSIAEAFIHAGVSNECKVNIKWLHSEDLNEDNVADKLSGLKGILVAPGFGDRGIDGKILAIKYARETQIPFLGICLGMQCAVVEFARNVLGLDAHSTEMEAHSSHPVIDIMEHQKTVTKKGGTMRLGAYPCRLVKNTLAAKIYGAPEVRERHRHRYEFNNEYLSEFEAAGMVASGINPDEGLVEIIELKSHPFFVGVQFHPEYKSTVESPHPLFVHFVKAAIEKGVSSKREKVSEK; the protein is encoded by the coding sequence ATGGCGGGCACGAAATACATTTTTGTTACGGGTGGAGTTACTTCATCGCTTGGAAAAGGCATCATTTCAGCCTCCCTGGCGAAACTGTTGCAGGCCCGCGATTATGCAGTTACCATCCAGAAACTCGATCCCTACATCAACGTTGATCCCGGTACAATGAACCCCTATGAGCATGGGGAATGCTATGTAACCGACGACGGAGCGGAGACCGACCTCGACCTCGGTCATTACGAACGCTTCCTGAATGTACCCACTTCACAGGCGAACAACGTAACCACCGGTCGCATCTACCAGAATGTGATTAACAAGGAACGGGAAGGCGCTTACCTGGGGAAAACCGTTCAGGTGATTCCGCACATCACCGATGAAATCAAACGCTGTATCCAGCACCTGGGTAATACAGGTAAATTCGACTTTGTGATCACAGAAATCGGCGGTACAGTTGGTGATATCGAATCATTGCCTTACATAGAAGCGGTTCGCCAGCTGAACTGGGAAATGGGAGACGACTGCCTGGTGATTCACCTGACCCTGATTCCTTACCTGGCCGCAAGCGGCGAGTTGAAAACAAAACCCACCCAGCACTCGGTGAAAGAACTGCAGGCAGCAGGTGTGCAACCCGATATTCTTGTTTGCCGCAGTGAAAGGCATATCACGGAAGACATTCGCAACAAACTGGCCCTGTTTTGCAACGTCGGCAAGGAAGCGGTGATAGAGTCGCTCGACGCTGAAACCATCTACGATGTGCCCCTGCTGATGCGTTCTGAAAAGCTTGATGAAGTGGTGCTGGCAAAACTCAAAATGCCCGTACGTGGCGCAACGGATTTGACCCGCTGGACGGAATTCGTGACACGCCTGAAGAACCCGCGCACGGAAGTTTCCATCGGCCTGGTCGGAAAATACATTGAACTCAAAGACTCTTATAAATCCATCGCTGAGGCCTTTATCCATGCCGGTGTATCCAATGAATGCAAAGTCAATATCAAATGGTTGCATTCGGAAGACCTGAATGAAGACAATGTGGCCGACAAGCTTTCCGGCCTGAAAGGGATCCTGGTGGCACCCGGTTTCGGTGACCGCGGGATCGATGGAAAGATACTCGCCATCAAGTACGCAAGGGAAACACAAATCCCATTCCTGGGAATCTGCCTGGGTATGCAGTGCGCCGTAGTGGAGTTTGCACGGAATGTGCTCGGGCTTGATGCGCACTCAACCGAAATGGAAGCCCATTCGTCGCACCCGGTGATCGATATCATGGAACACCAGAAAACGGTGACCAAGAAAGGCGGTACCATGCGTTTGGGGGCTTACCCTTGTCGGCTCGTGAAGAATACTTTGGCAGCCAAAATTTACGGCGCTCCGGAAGTGCGTGAAAGGCACCGCCACCGATACGAGTTCAACAATGAATACCTGTCGGAGTTCGAAGCAGCCGGCATGGTGGCCTCCGGGATCAATCCCGATGAGGGGCTGGTGGAAATCATCGAATTGAAGTCGCATCCGTTCTTCGTAGGTGTGCAGTTCCATCCCGAATACAAAAGCACAGTTGAAAGCCCGCATCCGTTGTTTGTTCATTTCGTGAAGGCGGCTATTGAGAAAGGCGTTTCCAGTAAACGTGAAAAAGTATCTGAGAAGTAA
- the yidC gene encoding membrane protein insertase YidC — protein sequence MDRNSIIGLTLIGLIMVVFSIMNRPSEEELAAQKSRQDSIAAVEQEKKLAEESAQQHSLTPEANSNAVQQDTTVSDSVKAILRQNEFGVFADATVGEEKLITIENDKVRLVISTRGGRMVSAELKEYHTYDSLPLYLFTPDRSSFNMRFAAGTRVIATNDLYFTPGSDGFSVNAGEKNSISFRASAGQGKYIEYTYGLTGGSYVVDFNINMVGLDQVIAANTNFVDLNWEFDAPRQEKNVKTERRNTSVYYHYMEDGETDHLSTTKEDQKDLEAKSSWVAMKSQFFTAALMSKEGLDKPLSVEVKPFEEKDDDEIHAEYLKTLKAEMSIPYDHKASENHAFQFYFGPNHYKTLKDLDVGMENIIYLGWGVFKWVNKFLVIPVFNYLDSFDLSYGLIILLLTVLIKSLLFPLTYRTYLSSAKMRVLKPDIEELGKKFKPEDTLKKQQATMALYRQAGVNPLGGCIPTLLQMPILYAMFSFFPASIELRQQPFLWAKDLSTYDSVLQLPFHIPGYGDHVSLFTLLMTASIFATMKYNTGQYGSNDQMGKQMKIMMYVMPVFFMGFLNNYSSGLTYYYFLSNMITFLQQQIFRRFVDDDAIHKKIQENKKKPASQKKSKFQERMDEMMKQRGYQPPKR from the coding sequence ATGGATAGAAACAGTATCATCGGTCTGACGCTGATCGGATTGATTATGGTCGTGTTCAGCATCATGAACCGACCCAGCGAAGAGGAGCTGGCAGCTCAGAAGAGCCGCCAGGACAGTATTGCAGCGGTAGAACAAGAAAAGAAACTGGCCGAGGAATCGGCGCAACAGCACTCCCTTACACCTGAAGCAAACAGCAACGCTGTTCAACAGGACACCACAGTTTCTGACAGTGTGAAAGCCATCCTCCGTCAGAATGAGTTTGGTGTGTTTGCCGATGCAACTGTGGGAGAGGAGAAGCTGATCACCATTGAGAATGACAAGGTGAGGTTGGTGATCTCCACCCGGGGAGGTCGCATGGTCTCCGCTGAGCTGAAAGAATATCATACCTACGATTCGCTTCCGCTCTACCTGTTCACACCGGACAGGTCATCTTTCAACATGCGCTTTGCCGCAGGCACCCGTGTGATTGCCACCAACGATTTGTATTTCACACCGGGTAGCGATGGTTTTTCGGTGAATGCCGGTGAAAAGAATTCCATTTCTTTCCGCGCTTCGGCAGGCCAGGGAAAGTACATCGAATATACCTATGGACTCACCGGCGGTAGCTATGTGGTTGATTTCAATATCAACATGGTGGGGCTTGACCAGGTGATTGCAGCCAATACCAACTTTGTAGACCTGAATTGGGAATTCGATGCCCCCCGCCAGGAAAAAAATGTCAAAACCGAACGCAGGAATACCAGCGTTTACTACCACTACATGGAAGATGGTGAAACCGATCACCTCAGCACCACCAAGGAAGACCAGAAAGACCTTGAAGCCAAATCCTCATGGGTGGCCATGAAATCTCAGTTCTTCACGGCAGCCCTGATGAGCAAGGAAGGGTTGGACAAACCCCTGTCCGTGGAAGTAAAGCCCTTTGAAGAAAAAGACGATGATGAGATACATGCCGAATACCTGAAGACCCTCAAGGCGGAAATGAGTATTCCGTATGACCACAAAGCTTCGGAGAACCATGCATTCCAGTTCTATTTCGGTCCCAATCACTACAAGACGCTGAAGGATCTGGATGTGGGAATGGAGAACATCATCTATCTCGGATGGGGCGTGTTTAAGTGGGTGAACAAATTCCTCGTGATCCCCGTGTTCAATTACCTGGATAGTTTTGATCTCAGCTATGGATTGATCATCCTGTTGCTTACGGTACTTATCAAGTCGCTCCTGTTTCCGCTTACCTATCGCACCTATTTGTCTTCCGCTAAAATGCGTGTGCTGAAGCCGGACATCGAGGAACTGGGCAAAAAGTTCAAACCGGAAGATACACTGAAAAAGCAGCAGGCCACCATGGCGCTGTACCGGCAGGCCGGAGTAAACCCCCTTGGAGGTTGCATCCCAACCCTCTTGCAAATGCCGATCCTGTACGCCATGTTCAGCTTCTTCCCGGCGTCCATCGAACTCAGGCAGCAGCCGTTCCTTTGGGCCAAAGATCTGTCAACCTACGACTCGGTCTTGCAATTGCCGTTTCACATTCCGGGATACGGAGATCATGTCAGTCTGTTTACCTTATTAATGACCGCATCGATCTTTGCCACCATGAAGTACAACACGGGGCAATACGGAAGCAATGACCAGATGGGCAAGCAGATGAAGATCATGATGTATGTGATGCCGGTCTTCTTCATGGGTTTCCTGAATAACTATTCTTCCGGATTGACGTACTATTACTTCTTGTCCAACATGATTACTTTCCTGCAGCAGCAGATATTCAGGCGTTTTGTTGACGATGATGCGATCCACAAAAAGATCCAGGAAAACAAAAAGAAGCCTGCTTCCCAGAAAAAATCGAAGTTCCAGGAAAGAATGGATGAGATGATGAAGCAACGGGGATATCAGCCACCCAAGCGTTGA